From Pseudomonas alcaligenes, a single genomic window includes:
- a CDS encoding RNA polymerase sigma factor, which produces MANGHEALLTQLYRDESRRVLATLIRLLGDFDLAEEALHEAFRAAMEQWPEQGVPANPLAWLVSAGRFKAIDQLRRQARFQALDDVDEPAGGEAWDGEHLEDDRLRLIFTCCHPALAADAQVALTLREICDLTTEEIASAFLATPSTIAQRIVRAKNKIRDARIPYEVPGRSELGERLEAVLRVIYLVFNEGYFASSGAELTRQQLCTEAIRLGRLLLELLPEAEVQGLLALMLLGESRRAARTADDGLPVLLEDQDRCLWDRALIVEGEALVQAAFRSGSIGPYCLQAAIAAVHAEADSVASTDWAQIVGLYDVLLGANPSPVIELNRAVALAMRDGPEAGLRQIEALLQRGELADYHLAHAARADLNRRLGRTGAARAAYQRALQLSQQGADRQFLERRLAELTD; this is translated from the coding sequence ATGGCGAACGGCCACGAGGCGCTGCTGACGCAGCTGTACCGCGACGAATCGCGTCGGGTGCTGGCCACTCTGATCCGCCTGCTGGGCGATTTCGATCTGGCCGAAGAGGCGCTGCACGAAGCCTTTCGCGCCGCCATGGAGCAATGGCCGGAGCAGGGCGTGCCGGCCAACCCGCTGGCCTGGCTGGTGTCCGCCGGGCGTTTCAAGGCCATCGACCAGCTGCGCCGCCAGGCGCGCTTCCAGGCCCTCGACGATGTCGACGAACCGGCCGGTGGCGAGGCCTGGGATGGCGAGCACCTGGAAGACGACCGCCTGCGCCTGATCTTCACCTGCTGCCACCCGGCCCTGGCCGCCGATGCCCAGGTGGCGCTGACCCTGCGCGAGATCTGCGACCTCACCACCGAGGAAATCGCCAGCGCCTTCCTGGCCACGCCGAGCACCATCGCCCAGCGTATCGTGCGCGCCAAGAACAAGATCCGCGACGCGCGCATTCCCTACGAAGTACCGGGGCGCAGCGAGCTGGGCGAGCGCCTGGAGGCGGTGCTGCGGGTCATCTACCTGGTGTTCAACGAAGGCTACTTCGCCAGCAGCGGCGCCGAGCTGACCCGCCAGCAGCTGTGTACCGAGGCCATCCGCCTGGGCCGCCTGCTGCTGGAGCTGCTGCCCGAGGCGGAGGTGCAGGGCCTGCTGGCGCTGATGCTGCTGGGCGAGTCGCGGCGCGCCGCGCGCACGGCGGACGACGGCCTGCCGGTACTGCTGGAGGATCAGGATCGCTGCCTGTGGGATCGCGCCCTGATCGTGGAGGGCGAGGCCCTGGTACAGGCCGCTTTCCGCTCCGGCAGCATCGGCCCCTACTGCCTGCAGGCGGCCATCGCCGCCGTGCATGCCGAGGCGGACAGCGTGGCCAGCACCGACTGGGCGCAGATAGTCGGCTTGTACGACGTGCTGCTGGGGGCCAATCCGTCGCCGGTGATCGAGCTCAACCGCGCCGTGGCCCTGGCCATGCGCGACGGCCCGGAGGCCGGGCTGCGCCAGATCGAGGCGCTGCTGCAGCGTGGCGAGCTGGCCGACTACCACCTGGCCCATGCCGCCCGCGCCGACCTCAACCGCCGCCTCGGCCGCACGGGGGCCGCCCGCGCCGCCTACCAGCGCGCCCTGCAGCTGAGCCAGCAGGGCGCCGACCGGCAGTTTCTCGAACGCCGTCTGGCCGAACTGACCGACTGA
- a CDS encoding YciI family protein — protein sequence MKYLCLIYSDEKVLHTSPDSPHDGECYDYFQSVQQSGRMLAAEPLEPVATATTVRVRGGKLSITDGPFAETKEQLAGFYLIEARDLNEALQIAGGIPAARVGSVEVRPVRQLQL from the coding sequence ATGAAATACCTGTGCCTGATCTACAGCGACGAGAAAGTCCTGCACACCTCGCCGGACAGTCCGCACGACGGTGAATGCTACGACTACTTCCAGAGTGTGCAGCAGAGCGGTCGCATGCTCGCCGCCGAGCCGCTGGAACCGGTCGCCACCGCCACCACCGTGCGCGTGCGCGGCGGCAAGCTGAGCATCACCGATGGCCCCTTCGCCGAGACCAAGGAGCAGCTGGCCGGCTTCTACCTGATCGAGGCGCGTGACCTCAACGAGGCGCTGCAGATCGCCGGCGGCATTCCCGCCGCGCGGGTCGGCAGTGTCGAAGTGCGGCCGGTGCGCCAGCTGCAGCTTTAA
- a CDS encoding DUF899 domain-containing protein — MNPDYPKVASREEWLAARLQLLQQEKALTRQRDALNAQRRALPMVAIDADYRFTGAEGEVGLAELFAGRSQLIVYHFMFHRDRGEGCPGCSFLADNIGHLAHLHARDTSLVLVSNAPLAELQAFKKRMGWNLPWYSSFGSRFNYDFHVTIDASQAPVEYNYRDQAELQRMGQLDMVKGELPGASVFLHDGERVFHTYSTYARGLDMLMNAYHYLDLTPFGRGEGWGGMANVDGKGMNWTRLHDRYEPAAASAAAHDCCH, encoded by the coding sequence ATGAATCCTGACTATCCGAAAGTCGCCAGCCGCGAGGAATGGCTGGCCGCCCGGCTGCAGCTGCTGCAGCAGGAAAAAGCCCTGACCCGCCAGCGCGATGCGCTCAACGCCCAGCGCCGCGCCTTGCCGATGGTGGCGATTGACGCCGACTACCGCTTCACCGGGGCCGAGGGCGAGGTCGGCCTGGCCGAGCTGTTCGCCGGGCGCAGCCAGCTGATCGTCTACCACTTCATGTTTCACCGCGACCGCGGCGAGGGTTGCCCGGGTTGCTCCTTCCTGGCCGACAACATCGGCCACCTGGCCCACCTGCATGCCCGCGACACCAGCCTGGTGCTGGTCTCCAATGCGCCGCTGGCGGAGCTGCAAGCCTTCAAGAAACGCATGGGCTGGAACCTGCCGTGGTACTCGTCGTTCGGCAGCCGCTTCAACTACGACTTCCACGTCACCATCGACGCCAGCCAGGCGCCGGTGGAATACAACTACCGCGACCAGGCCGAACTGCAGCGCATGGGCCAGCTGGACATGGTCAAGGGCGAGCTGCCAGGCGCCAGTGTGTTCCTGCACGACGGCGAGCGGGTGTTCCATACCTATTCCACCTACGCCCGTGGCCTGGACATGCTGATGAACGCCTACCACTACCTCGACCTCACGCCGTTCGGTCGGGGCGAGGGCTGGGGCGGCATGGCCAATGTGGACGGCAAGGGCATGAACTGGACGCGCCTGCACGACCGCTACGAACCTGCCGCGGCCAGCGCCGCGGCTCATGACTGTTGCCACTGA
- a CDS encoding nuclear transport factor 2 family protein, producing MTSESTTPLRALLDSWVKANLAKDLDAIISHYSIDVLAFDAVMQLQFKGREAYRAHWQVCLAMCAGPTTFEVAELQQEASGELGFGHFLCYCGGTDAEGKAQGCWLRVSQGYRKHNGRWLIAHEHFSVPFDPESGQALFELKP from the coding sequence ATGACCAGCGAATCCACCACCCCACTACGCGCGCTGCTCGACAGCTGGGTCAAGGCCAACCTGGCCAAGGATCTGGATGCCATCATCAGCCACTACAGCATCGACGTGCTGGCCTTCGATGCCGTCATGCAGCTGCAGTTCAAGGGCCGCGAGGCCTACCGGGCGCACTGGCAGGTGTGCCTGGCAATGTGCGCCGGGCCGACCACCTTCGAGGTCGCCGAGCTGCAGCAGGAGGCCAGTGGCGAGCTGGGCTTCGGCCATTTCCTCTGCTACTGCGGCGGCACCGACGCCGAGGGCAAGGCCCAGGGCTGCTGGCTGCGGGTCAGCCAGGGCTACCGCAAACACAACGGCCGCTGGCTGATCGCCCACGAGCATTTCTCGGTGCCCTTCGACCCCGAGAGCGGCCAGGCGCTGTTTGAGCTGAAGCCCTGA
- a CDS encoding SRPBCC family protein yields the protein MRGRKMLGIILLVVLALVAGFAVLASRQPDEFRVERSILIQAPAERVFAQVEDFHQWHQWSPWARRDPAMQVSYEGAAKGVGAVYRWSGNRQVGKGSCAISESRPNELVRMQLEFLEPFQASNIAEFHFQPEAAGTRVSWSMSGRSNFVSKAMGLLFSMDKMVGGDFEQGLASLKARSEAPAVP from the coding sequence ATGAGAGGACGCAAGATGCTGGGCATTATCCTGCTGGTCGTATTGGCCCTGGTGGCCGGGTTTGCCGTGCTGGCGTCGCGCCAGCCGGATGAGTTTCGCGTTGAACGCAGCATCCTGATCCAGGCGCCGGCGGAGCGAGTGTTCGCCCAGGTCGAGGATTTCCACCAGTGGCACCAGTGGTCGCCCTGGGCCAGGCGCGACCCGGCCATGCAGGTCAGCTACGAGGGGGCGGCCAAGGGGGTAGGCGCGGTATATCGCTGGTCGGGCAACCGCCAGGTGGGCAAGGGCAGCTGCGCCATCAGCGAGAGCCGCCCGAATGAACTGGTGCGTATGCAGCTGGAGTTCCTTGAGCCCTTTCAGGCCAGCAACATCGCCGAGTTCCACTTCCAGCCCGAGGCCGCTGGCACGCGGGTGAGCTGGAGCATGAGTGGGCGTAGCAACTTCGTCAGCAAGGCCATGGGCCTGCTGTTCAGCATGGACAAGATGGTCGGCGGCGATTTCGAGCAGGGCCTGGCCAGCCTCAAGGCGCGCAGCGAGGCTCCGGCCGTCCCCTGA
- a CDS encoding ABC transporter ATP-binding protein, with protein sequence MASVIAVENLSKTYASGHPALSNINLEIRQGEIFALLGPNGAGKTTLISIICGIVNPGAGKVRVAGHDIKADYRAARSAIGLVPQELVNDVFETVLATVRFSRGLFGKKPDPQYLEQLLKDLSLWDKRDAKIFELSGGMKRRVMIAKALSHEPSILFLDEPTAGVDVELRRDMWNMVRRLRERGVTIILTTHYIEEAEEMADRIGVIRKGEIILVEDKHVLMHKLGKKQLTLQLKHPLASLPAELAGYALELTDEGHALVFTFDAQREHTGIAELLRDLAQHGIDFKDLQSSESSLEDIFVNLVRASA encoded by the coding sequence GTGGCATCGGTGATTGCGGTCGAGAACCTGAGCAAGACCTACGCGTCCGGCCATCCGGCGCTGAGCAACATCAACCTGGAGATCCGCCAGGGCGAGATCTTCGCCCTGCTCGGCCCCAACGGCGCCGGCAAGACCACCCTGATCAGCATCATCTGCGGCATCGTCAATCCCGGCGCCGGCAAGGTGCGGGTGGCCGGCCATGACATCAAGGCCGACTACCGTGCGGCGCGCTCGGCCATCGGCCTGGTGCCGCAGGAGCTGGTCAACGACGTGTTCGAAACGGTGCTGGCCACGGTGCGCTTCAGTCGCGGCCTGTTCGGCAAGAAGCCCGACCCGCAGTACCTCGAGCAACTGCTCAAGGATCTGTCGCTGTGGGACAAGCGCGACGCCAAGATCTTCGAACTGTCCGGCGGCATGAAGCGCCGGGTGATGATCGCCAAGGCGCTGAGCCACGAGCCGTCGATCCTGTTTCTCGACGAGCCGACGGCGGGGGTGGACGTGGAGCTGCGCCGCGACATGTGGAACATGGTGCGCCGCCTGCGCGAGCGCGGCGTGACCATCATCCTCACCACCCACTACATCGAGGAGGCCGAGGAAATGGCCGACCGCATCGGGGTGATCCGCAAGGGCGAGATCATTCTGGTGGAGGACAAGCATGTGCTGATGCACAAGCTCGGCAAGAAGCAGCTGACCCTGCAGCTCAAGCACCCGCTGGCCAGCCTGCCGGCCGAGTTGGCCGGCTATGCCCTGGAGCTGACCGACGAGGGGCATGCCCTGGTGTTCACCTTCGATGCCCAGCGCGAGCACACCGGCATCGCCGAGCTGCTGCGCGACCTGGCCCAGCACGGCATCGACTTCAAGGATCTGCAGTCCAGCGAGAGCTCGCTGGAAGATATCTTCGTCAACCTGGTGAGGGCCAGCGCATGA
- a CDS encoding ABC transporter permease — MNLYAIKAIYLFELARTWRTLLQSIATPVISTSLYFVVFGSAIGSSMTEVHGVSYGAFIVPGLIMLALLTESIGNASFGIYMPKYSGTIYELLSAPVSFFEILVGYVGAAATKSVILGLIIFLTARLFVDFEVAHPLWALAFLVLTAITFCLFGFIIGVWADGWEKLQVVPALIVTPLAFLGGSFYSISMLPELWQKITLFNPVVYLISAFRWAFFDVADVNLGLSVGMILGFLLACVLVVSWIFKTGYRLRH; from the coding sequence ATGAACCTGTATGCCATCAAGGCCATCTACCTGTTCGAGCTGGCGCGCACCTGGCGCACCCTGCTGCAGAGCATCGCCACCCCAGTGATTTCCACTTCGCTGTACTTCGTGGTGTTCGGCTCGGCCATCGGCAGTAGCATGACCGAGGTGCACGGGGTCAGCTACGGCGCCTTCATCGTGCCGGGCCTGATCATGCTGGCGCTGCTCACCGAGAGCATCGGCAACGCCTCGTTCGGTATCTACATGCCGAAGTATTCGGGCACCATCTACGAACTGCTGTCGGCACCGGTGTCGTTCTTCGAGATCCTGGTCGGTTATGTCGGCGCGGCGGCCACCAAGTCGGTGATCCTCGGCCTGATCATCTTCCTCACCGCGCGGCTGTTCGTCGATTTCGAGGTGGCCCACCCGCTCTGGGCGCTGGCCTTCCTGGTGCTGACGGCGATCACCTTCTGCCTGTTCGGCTTCATCATCGGCGTGTGGGCCGACGGCTGGGAGAAGCTGCAGGTGGTGCCAGCGCTGATCGTCACGCCGCTGGCCTTCCTCGGCGGCAGCTTCTACTCGATCAGCATGCTGCCGGAGCTGTGGCAGAAGATCACCCTGTTCAACCCGGTGGTGTACCTGATCAGCGCATTCCGCTGGGCCTTCTTCGACGTGGCCGACGTCAACCTCGGCCTCAGCGTGGGGATGATCCTTGGCTTCCTGCTGGCCTGCGTGCTGGTGGTGAGCTGGATCTTCAAGACCGGCTACCGGCTGCGTCACTGA
- a CDS encoding P-II family nitrogen regulator: MKPEGITYLTDVALITCIVAAGRADLVIRAAQGMGAPGAIVYHAHGFGPRERLGLLSIAIDAEKEVVSLLVAADYQDALLETIYHAAGLDVPGAGMIYATPVEKVATYIPRDMQGKGSAS; the protein is encoded by the coding sequence ATGAAACCGGAAGGGATTACCTACCTGACCGATGTGGCGCTGATTACCTGCATTGTCGCCGCCGGGCGCGCCGACCTGGTGATTCGCGCGGCCCAGGGCATGGGCGCACCGGGGGCGATCGTCTACCACGCCCACGGCTTCGGCCCGCGCGAGCGGCTCGGCCTGCTCAGCATTGCCATCGATGCGGAGAAGGAAGTGGTCAGCCTGCTGGTGGCGGCCGACTATCAGGATGCCCTGCTGGAAACCATCTACCACGCCGCCGGCCTGGACGTGCCGGGTGCCGGCATGATCTATGCGACGCCGGTTGAAAAAGTGGCCACCTACATTCCCCGCGATATGCAGGGCAAAGGCAGTGCCTCGTGA
- a CDS encoding DUF1538 domain-containing protein, producing MKDSIRYADYLRGIGAGRREIPLRELVPAPERTADGRWRAAPYQAARLQRDEVVAVLRPYVSIRLMEQLRAVVPLALYLALFQIIILRQLVEDSLLVAAGLFAVIVGLMLFMEGLKLGLMPFGEIIGSNLPRKSSLPVVLLITLLLGIGVTFAEPAIGALRAAGQNVSAERAPYLWAILNQWTGELVLVVGASVGLAAVTGTLRFLYGWSLKPLIYASLVPVLLLTLYMARDPELAKVIGLAWDAGAVTTGPVTVPLVLALGIGIAAAAGKGGSGLSGFGIVTLASLFPVVGVMLLTLYVAATATPADIIAAAQAAAGAGQQAAVWYSVSPGLEIVSGVRAIVPLVIFLLLVLKLLLRQSLPRRNEILLGIALTVAGMCVFNLGLTYGLSKLGGSAGSLIPAAFMQIPGADKSPLYLYQVGLVLALAFAWLLGYGATVAEPALNALGVTAQTLTNGFIRKSSLIRAVSIGVACGIAVGVAKLVFDLPLVWLVLPPYLLAAVLTVFSSEEFVNVAWDSAGVTTGPITVPLVLAMGLGLGNATHAVEGFGILSMASVGPIISVMLLGQWARIQMWRQAKAASSQPAHQLLATGDST from the coding sequence ATGAAAGACTCCATCCGCTATGCCGACTACCTGCGTGGAATCGGCGCGGGGCGTCGCGAGATCCCCCTGCGCGAGCTGGTGCCCGCTCCGGAGCGTACGGCCGACGGCCGTTGGCGCGCCGCGCCCTACCAGGCCGCCAGACTGCAGCGGGATGAGGTCGTCGCCGTACTCAGGCCCTATGTCAGCATCCGCCTGATGGAGCAACTGCGCGCCGTGGTGCCGCTGGCGCTGTACCTGGCGCTGTTCCAGATCATCATCCTGCGCCAGCTGGTGGAAGACTCGCTGCTGGTCGCCGCCGGCCTGTTCGCGGTGATAGTCGGGCTGATGCTGTTCATGGAGGGGCTGAAGCTCGGCCTGATGCCGTTCGGGGAAATCATCGGCAGCAACCTGCCGCGCAAATCGTCCCTGCCCGTGGTACTGCTCATCACCCTGTTACTGGGCATCGGCGTGACCTTCGCCGAACCGGCCATCGGCGCCTTGCGCGCCGCCGGACAGAATGTCTCCGCAGAGCGGGCGCCCTACCTGTGGGCGATCCTCAACCAGTGGACAGGTGAGCTGGTGCTGGTGGTCGGCGCCAGCGTCGGCCTGGCCGCGGTCACCGGCACCCTGCGCTTTCTCTATGGCTGGAGCCTGAAGCCGCTGATCTATGCCTCGCTGGTGCCGGTACTGCTGCTCACCCTGTACATGGCTCGCGATCCGGAGCTGGCCAAGGTCATCGGCCTGGCCTGGGACGCCGGCGCCGTCACCACCGGGCCAGTCACGGTACCGCTGGTACTGGCGCTGGGCATCGGTATCGCCGCGGCGGCCGGCAAGGGTGGCTCCGGGTTGTCCGGGTTCGGCATCGTCACCCTGGCCTCGCTGTTTCCCGTCGTCGGGGTCATGCTGCTGACCCTGTACGTGGCAGCCACGGCCACCCCGGCGGACATCATCGCCGCGGCGCAGGCCGCGGCTGGCGCCGGGCAACAGGCGGCGGTCTGGTACAGCGTCAGCCCCGGCCTGGAGATCGTCTCGGGAGTACGCGCCATCGTGCCCCTGGTGATCTTCCTGCTGCTCGTGCTGAAACTGCTGCTGCGCCAGAGCCTGCCTCGGCGCAACGAGATCCTCCTCGGCATCGCCCTGACCGTGGCCGGCATGTGCGTGTTCAACCTGGGGCTGACCTATGGCCTGTCCAAGCTCGGCGGCAGTGCCGGCTCGCTGATTCCGGCGGCCTTCATGCAGATTCCCGGCGCCGACAAATCACCGCTCTACCTCTACCAGGTGGGCCTGGTGCTGGCCCTGGCCTTCGCCTGGCTGCTCGGCTACGGCGCCACCGTCGCCGAGCCGGCGCTGAATGCGCTGGGGGTCACGGCGCAGACCCTGACCAACGGCTTCATTCGCAAGAGCAGCCTGATCCGCGCGGTGTCTATCGGTGTCGCCTGCGGTATCGCCGTGGGGGTGGCCAAGCTGGTGTTCGACCTGCCGCTGGTGTGGCTGGTGCTGCCGCCCTATCTGCTGGCCGCGGTACTGACGGTGTTTTCCAGCGAAGAGTTCGTCAACGTGGCCTGGGACAGTGCCGGCGTCACCACCGGGCCGATCACTGTGCCGCTGGTGCTGGCCATGGGCCTGGGGCTGGGCAACGCCACCCACGCCGTCGAAGGCTTCGGCATTCTCAGCATGGCCTCGGTCGGCCCCATCATCAGCGTCATGCTGCTCGGGCAGTGGGCCCGCATCCAGATGTGGCGGCAGGCCAAGGCCGCCAGCTCGCAACCGGCGCATCAATTACTGGCAACGGGGGATTCAACATGA
- a CDS encoding methyl-accepting chemotaxis protein — translation MSIKSKLLTSFLVATLVPVLIVALLTIRNVTAQAKTHFHEASSLDVRLVDNTFVTFFDSVGHTVSALADYPALRDTASGELSNYFGEKRKPSEVATANGGREKQVFDYFSSIGNNNPSFGYVYMSDTQGAYVEWPGTGEYGDWDPRKRPWYDIGKNANFALARRDGYYWEPDDAVYVSVLKGFKDQAGNFAGVVAIDVSLKALTDMAQKIRFGETGFFMLVESSGTLLVDGHQPEHNFKKLGELKDDYFATIAKTDNGLIEVNIDGVDYMANVYTSPELGWKFIGFMQSDEIFANAHQLTWLTLVVSAVLVLLFGIAGVIIANRIVTPINLVKEGLRTIAQGEGDLTRRLSLMSKDETGELANWFNQFIASTQEMIKVIKDNAISMHGVSSQTNERTTAMSASLQQQLGAVEQIVTAVTEMSSAANEVAQTCVRTADASKQGLDATSNGKQVIARSTAGVNKLGASILESSKVIQELERETVSINNILSTIQQIAEQTNLLALNAAIEAARAGEQGRGFAVVADEVRNLAKRTQDSTGEINNILNLLVNRISEVTSTMEHSLSESGKAIELASEVMGAFESIEGAMQMIRDMTMQIATATEEQHLVTEDINQNIVAINDSVSQVSSQAMEVEQYSHEQRELSSALKQLVGRFRTE, via the coding sequence ATGAGCATCAAGAGCAAACTGCTGACCAGTTTTCTGGTGGCGACCCTGGTCCCTGTGCTGATCGTGGCGCTACTGACCATCCGCAACGTCACGGCGCAGGCCAAGACCCATTTCCATGAGGCCAGCAGCCTGGACGTGCGGCTGGTGGACAACACCTTCGTCACCTTCTTCGATTCCGTCGGCCACACCGTCTCCGCCCTGGCCGACTATCCTGCGCTGCGCGACACCGCCAGCGGCGAGCTGAGCAACTACTTCGGCGAGAAGCGCAAACCCAGTGAGGTCGCCACCGCCAACGGCGGCCGCGAGAAGCAGGTGTTCGACTACTTCTCCAGCATCGGCAACAACAACCCGAGCTTCGGCTACGTCTACATGAGCGATACCCAGGGCGCCTACGTGGAGTGGCCGGGTACCGGCGAATATGGCGACTGGGATCCGCGCAAGCGGCCCTGGTACGACATCGGCAAGAACGCCAACTTCGCCCTGGCGCGCCGCGACGGCTACTACTGGGAGCCGGACGACGCGGTGTATGTCTCGGTGCTCAAGGGCTTCAAGGATCAGGCCGGCAACTTCGCCGGGGTGGTGGCGATAGACGTGTCGCTCAAGGCCCTCACCGACATGGCGCAGAAGATCCGCTTCGGCGAAACCGGCTTCTTCATGCTGGTGGAGAGCAGCGGCACCCTGCTGGTCGACGGCCACCAGCCGGAGCACAACTTCAAGAAGCTCGGCGAGCTGAAGGACGACTACTTCGCCACCATCGCCAAGACCGACAACGGCCTGATCGAGGTGAACATCGACGGCGTCGACTACATGGCCAACGTCTACACCTCGCCGGAGCTGGGCTGGAAGTTCATCGGCTTCATGCAGAGCGACGAGATATTCGCCAACGCCCATCAGCTGACCTGGCTGACCCTGGTGGTATCCGCGGTGCTGGTGCTGCTGTTCGGCATCGCCGGGGTGATCATCGCCAACCGCATCGTCACGCCGATCAACCTGGTCAAGGAAGGCTTGCGCACCATCGCCCAGGGCGAGGGTGACCTGACCCGCCGCCTGAGCCTGATGAGCAAGGACGAAACCGGCGAGCTGGCCAACTGGTTCAACCAGTTCATCGCCTCGACCCAGGAGATGATCAAGGTGATCAAGGACAACGCCATCAGCATGCACGGCGTGTCCAGCCAGACCAACGAGCGCACCACGGCCATGTCCGCCAGCCTGCAGCAGCAGCTGGGGGCGGTGGAGCAGATCGTCACGGCGGTGACCGAGATGTCCTCCGCCGCCAACGAGGTGGCGCAGACCTGCGTGCGCACGGCCGATGCCTCCAAGCAGGGCCTGGATGCGACCAGCAATGGCAAGCAGGTGATCGCCCGCAGCACGGCCGGGGTCAACAAGCTGGGCGCCAGCATCCTCGAGTCGAGCAAGGTGATCCAGGAGCTGGAGCGCGAGACGGTGAGCATCAACAACATCCTCTCGACCATCCAGCAGATCGCCGAACAGACCAACCTGCTGGCCCTCAACGCGGCTATCGAGGCCGCCCGCGCCGGTGAGCAGGGCCGCGGCTTCGCGGTGGTGGCGGACGAGGTGCGCAACCTGGCCAAGCGCACCCAGGACTCCACCGGCGAGATCAACAACATCCTCAACCTGCTGGTCAACCGCATCAGCGAGGTGACCTCGACCATGGAGCACAGCCTGTCCGAGTCGGGCAAGGCGATCGAGCTGGCGAGCGAGGTGATGGGCGCCTTCGAGAGCATCGAGGGCGCCATGCAGATGATCCGCGACATGACCATGCAGATCGCCACGGCCACCGAGGAGCAGCACCTGGTGACCGAGGACATCAACCAGAACATAGTCGCCATCAACGACTCGGTGAGCCAGGTCTCCAGCCAGGCCATGGAGGTGGAGCAGTACTCCCACGAGCAGCGCGAACTGAGCAGCGCGCTGAAGCAGCTGGTGGGGCGCTTCCGTACCGAGTGA
- a CDS encoding L-serine ammonia-lyase, giving the protein MALSVFDLFKIGIGPSSSHTVGPMRAAARFVDGLRRNNLLAATVALKVELYGSLGATGKGHGSDKAVLLGLEGEQPDSIDTTTIEPRLAAIRASGELRLGGEKLIRFVEKEHLAMIRKPLDFHPNGMIFRAFDAAGLQLHAREYYSVGGGFVVDEEAAGADRIVEDQTPLAYPFKTAKELLAQCSQHGLSISQLMLANEAAWRPEAETRSGLLKIWQVMQDCVSAGCRNEGIMPGGLKVRRRAAALYRQLSEHPEASLRDPLTVIDWVNLYALAVNEENASGGRVVTAPTNGAAGIVPAVLHYYRRFVPGASDDGVVRFLLTAAAIGILYKENASISGAEVGCQGEVGVACSMAAGALCEVLGGSIQQVENAAEIGMEHNLGLTCDPVGGLVQVPCIERNAMGSVKAINAARMALRGDGQHFISLDRVIRTMRQTGADMKSKYKETARGGLAVNIIEC; this is encoded by the coding sequence ATGGCCCTCAGCGTCTTCGACCTGTTCAAGATCGGCATCGGCCCCTCCAGCTCGCATACCGTGGGGCCGATGCGTGCCGCCGCACGCTTCGTCGACGGCCTGCGGCGCAACAACCTGCTGGCTGCCACCGTTGCCCTCAAGGTCGAGCTGTATGGCTCCCTCGGCGCCACCGGCAAGGGCCACGGCAGCGACAAGGCGGTGCTGCTGGGCCTGGAAGGCGAGCAGCCGGACAGCATCGACACCACAACCATCGAGCCGCGCCTGGCGGCCATCCGTGCCAGCGGCGAGCTGCGGCTGGGCGGCGAGAAGCTCATCCGCTTCGTCGAGAAGGAACACCTGGCGATGATCCGCAAGCCGCTGGACTTCCACCCCAACGGCATGATCTTTCGCGCCTTCGACGCTGCCGGTCTGCAGCTGCATGCGCGCGAGTACTACTCGGTGGGCGGCGGCTTCGTGGTCGACGAGGAGGCGGCCGGCGCCGACCGCATCGTCGAGGATCAGACGCCGCTGGCCTACCCGTTCAAGACCGCCAAGGAGCTGCTGGCCCAGTGCAGCCAGCACGGCCTGTCGATCAGCCAGCTGATGCTGGCCAACGAAGCGGCCTGGCGCCCGGAAGCCGAGACCCGCAGCGGCCTGCTGAAGATCTGGCAGGTGATGCAGGACTGCGTCAGCGCCGGCTGCCGCAACGAGGGCATCATGCCTGGCGGTCTCAAGGTGCGCCGCCGCGCCGCCGCCCTGTACCGCCAGCTCAGCGAACACCCCGAGGCCAGCCTGCGCGACCCGCTGACGGTAATCGACTGGGTCAACCTCTACGCCCTGGCGGTCAACGAGGAGAACGCCAGCGGCGGGCGGGTGGTGACCGCGCCCACCAATGGCGCGGCCGGCATAGTGCCGGCGGTGCTGCACTACTACCGGCGCTTCGTACCCGGCGCCAGCGACGACGGTGTGGTGCGCTTCCTGCTCACCGCCGCGGCCATCGGCATCCTGTACAAGGAGAACGCCTCGATCTCCGGCGCCGAAGTCGGCTGCCAGGGCGAGGTCGGGGTGGCCTGCTCGATGGCGGCCGGCGCCCTGTGCGAAGTGCTCGGCGGCAGCATCCAGCAGGTGGAGAACGCCGCCGAGATCGGCATGGAGCACAACCTCGGGCTGACCTGCGACCCGGTCGGCGGCCTGGTGCAGGTGCCGTGCATCGAGCGCAACGCCATGGGCTCGGTGAAGGCGATCAACGCCGCGCGCATGGCCCTGCGCGGCGACGGCCAGCACTTCATCTCGCTCGATCGGGTGATCCGCACCATGCGCCAGACCGGCGCGGACATGAAGAGCAAGTACAAGGAAACCGCCAGGGGAGGCCTGGCGGTCAATATCATCGAGTGCTGA